A region of Gracilinanus agilis isolate LMUSP501 chromosome 3, AgileGrace, whole genome shotgun sequence DNA encodes the following proteins:
- the LOC123241093 gene encoding putative olfactory receptor 52P1, with translation MVGNATIPNFSSFFLVGIPGLEVFHCWFSIPVCLLYVMTLMGNGLIVLVIKEEPSLHQPMFFFLCMLAFNDVAISSAIAPRMLGIFWLDAHLIGFEVCLTQMYLIHTFSIIESALLVVMAFDRYVAICHPLHYATILTTPLVIRLGLVSVARGAIMVLPCPLLIKRLMYCTQNVIRHTYCEHMAVVKLACTDTYINRSYGIFVALSVILLDIGLISMSYVKILQAVFRLSSKESRSKALGTCAAHICTILFTYIPALFSFLTHRIGKRVPPSIHIIFASIYLLVPPAVNPLVYGVKTKQIRDQVVMLFLRKKDKDSKH, from the coding sequence ATGGTGGGCAATGCCACTATCCCCAACTTCTCATCCTTTTTCTTGGTTGGTATTCCTGGTCTTGAAGTCTTCCACTGTTGGTTCAGCATCCCTGTCTGCCTTTTGTATGTCATGACTCTAATGGGGAATGGTCTCATTGTCCTTGTGATAAAAGAAGAACCAAGCCTTCATCAGCCcatgttctttttcctttgtatgCTAGCCTTTAATGATGTAGCTATTTCCTCAGCTATAGCCCCCAGGATGCTTGGCATATTTTGGTTGGATGCTCATCTCATTGGATTTGAGGTTTGCTTGACCCAAATGTACTTAATCCACACTTTTTCCATTATTGAATCAGCTCTTTTGGTTGTCATGGCCTTTGACCGCTATGTTGCCATTTGCCATCCACTGCATTATGCCACCATCCTGACCACTCCTTTGGTCATCAGGTTAGGGCTGGTAAGTGTGGCTCGAGGTGCCATTATGGTCTTGCCCTGTCCACTGCTTATTAAACGACTGATGTATTGTACTCAGAATGTTATACGGCATACCTACTGTGAACACATGGCTGTGGTGAAGCTTGCCTGCACTGATACCTACATAAACCGGAGCTATGGCATCTTTGTGGCTCTCTCAGTCATACTTCTGGACATTGGACTTATTTCTATGTCCTATGTCAAGATCCTTCAGGCTGTCTTCCGACTCTCCTCTAAGGAATCCCGCTCTAAGGCCCTGGGCACTTGTGCTGCCCATATCTGTACTATCCTCTTCACTTATATACCTGCCCTGTTTAGTTTCCTCACCCACCGCATTGGCAAGAGGGTGCCCCCATCCATTCACATTATCTTTGCCAGTATATATCTCCTGGTGCCACCTGCAGTCAATCCATTAGTCTATGGTGTAAAGACCAAGCAGATTCGTGACCAAGTGGTCATGCTTTTCCTCAGGAAAAAGGATAAGGACTCCAAGCATTAG